One genomic window of Octopus bimaculoides isolate UCB-OBI-ISO-001 chromosome 2, ASM119413v2, whole genome shotgun sequence includes the following:
- the LOC106884203 gene encoding proline rich transmembrane protein 1B-like, whose product MEYNNSNTEKPKNNPPGYYENPGFSATTSEQQTQPGYPPQPGYTPGYGYPSLLPVQQQPQQEQQQTVIQLNQEKQYVPNNMLTAILVTLFCFLPTGIVAIVYADKANTLVRNGDIACALEANNQAKTFIKVSIIVGIVGIVLYTTLVILRITQTTVIYY is encoded by the exons ATAATTCAAACACTGAGAAACCGAAAAATAATCCACCAGGATACTATGAAAACCCTGGATTCTCAGCTACAACTTCTGAACAACAAACACAACCTGGATATCCACCACAACCTGGATATACCCCAGGATATGGTTACCCTTCACTTCTTCCAgtgcaacaacaaccacaacaagaacaacaacaaactgtTATT caaTTAAACCAAGAAAAACAATACGTTCCTAATAACATGCTTACAGCAATTCTTGTCACCCTGTTCTGCTTCCTCCCGACTGGCATTGTGGCGATAGTATATGCAGATAAA GCAAACACATTGGTCCGAAATGGAGATATAGCATGTGCACTGGAAGCTAACAATCaagcaaaaacatttatcaaagtatcaattattgttggtattgttggGATTGTCCTTTATACTACACTGGTAATTTTAAGAATTACTCAAACTACAGTAATTTACTACTAA